A portion of the bacterium genome contains these proteins:
- a CDS encoding TIGR03618 family F420-dependent PPOX class oxidoreductase — translation MNRRDQIALTPDEQTRYLAESHTIILVSNDKHGYPHPLAMWFVVDPDGSVVMTTFQKSQKVLNLRRDPRCALLIESGRTYPELKGLMIRGRAEIDADTEKVLDVLMRVNEKYTQGPAEGFREAVRGQAAKRCVIRIRPERVASWDHKKLGAGVY, via the coding sequence ATGAACCGACGCGACCAGATCGCCCTCACGCCCGACGAGCAGACCCGGTACCTCGCCGAATCGCACACCATCATCCTCGTCAGCAACGACAAGCACGGCTACCCGCACCCGCTGGCGATGTGGTTCGTCGTCGACCCGGACGGCTCGGTGGTGATGACGACCTTCCAGAAGTCGCAGAAGGTGCTGAACCTGCGCCGCGACCCGCGCTGCGCGCTGCTGATCGAGAGCGGCCGCACCTACCCCGAGCTGAAGGGCCTCATGATCCGCGGCCGCGCCGAGATCGACGCCGATACCGAGAAGGTCCTCGACGTCCTCATGCGCGTCAACGAGAAGTACACCCAGGGCCCCGCCGAGGGCTTCCGCGAGGCCGTGCGCGGCCAGGCCGCGAAGCGCTGCGTGATCCGCATCCGCCCCGAGCGCGTCGCCAGCTGGGACCACAAGAAGCTCGGCGCCGGGGTGTACTGA
- the apaG gene encoding Co2+/Mg2+ efflux protein ApaG encodes MPSAVTHGVRVTVESTYLPERSDPGENTYAFSYTVTIANEDAPRVQLRRRHWVITDGNGAVQEVEGPGVVGQQPILDRGEEHRYTSGAVIPTPFGTMEGSYEMHESGGRVFQATIPRFQLQVPGILH; translated from the coding sequence ATGCCTTCCGCCGTCACACACGGCGTCCGTGTGACCGTCGAATCGACGTACCTCCCCGAGCGTTCCGACCCGGGAGAGAATACGTATGCGTTCTCGTATACGGTGACGATCGCGAACGAGGACGCCCCCCGGGTACAGCTCCGCCGCCGCCACTGGGTCATCACCGACGGCAACGGCGCTGTGCAGGAGGTCGAGGGCCCCGGGGTCGTCGGCCAGCAGCCGATCCTCGATCGCGGCGAGGAGCACCGCTACACCAGCGGCGCCGTCATCCCGACCCCCTTCGGCACCATGGAAGGTAGCTACGAGATGCACGAGTCCGGCGGCCGCGTCTTCCAGGCCACGATCCCCCGCTTCCAGCTCCAGGTCCCCGGCATCCTCCACTGA
- a CDS encoding site-specific integrase, which produces MAVYKSTAPRRRKKPWVHDVTEVLADGTKRRHQRFYATEDDACAADARWRKGVRHGPVAVSRAITFADYVTLLTQRHQGQPRTIESFATTCALHLLPTFARRRLVDITRADAKALLATKKAEPVWRRVHGKLVLDAEGQPIAQRAKRAGASVRIMYSVLRYVGSEAVEDGLLDHNPFAKLGRRLKLEIETKARQHAIKKRAMTAGQLRRFLAGAQQWTPRFYPLFLFLARTGLRIGEALALRVHDVAPDFRAVHVERELSDGRIKAPKTPSSVRDVQVTAQAAAVLRRSIETQRKADKLAHGWRRLPEWVFYAETEPPECTLLPDETFNPAGTLDPHNVRRVMRRVLRALHRQDAEAGVSPDARFPVHFSPHSCRHSFASLNVQAGKSLEWVQRQLGHEDFALTVNCYGSWLPAQTGDASDVLDDADWQDAEHG; this is translated from the coding sequence ATGGCCGTCTACAAGAGCACGGCCCCACGGCGGCGAAAGAAGCCGTGGGTCCACGACGTGACGGAGGTGCTGGCCGACGGTACGAAGCGGCGGCACCAACGGTTCTACGCGACGGAGGACGACGCCTGCGCGGCCGACGCGCGCTGGCGGAAGGGGGTCCGGCACGGGCCGGTGGCCGTCTCGCGCGCCATCACGTTCGCCGACTACGTGACCTTGCTCACGCAGCGGCACCAGGGACAGCCGCGCACCATCGAGTCCTTCGCGACGACGTGTGCGCTGCATCTGCTGCCGACCTTCGCGCGCCGACGGCTCGTCGACATCACGCGGGCCGACGCGAAGGCGCTGCTCGCGACCAAGAAGGCCGAACCCGTGTGGCGCCGCGTCCACGGGAAGCTCGTCCTCGACGCCGAAGGGCAGCCGATCGCACAGCGGGCGAAGCGGGCGGGGGCCTCGGTGCGGATCATGTACTCGGTCCTGCGCTACGTCGGCAGCGAGGCCGTCGAGGACGGGCTGCTCGACCACAACCCCTTCGCGAAGCTCGGGCGCCGCCTGAAACTGGAGATCGAGACGAAGGCGCGGCAGCACGCGATCAAGAAGCGGGCGATGACGGCCGGCCAGCTTCGGCGCTTCCTGGCCGGCGCGCAGCAGTGGACCCCGCGGTTCTACCCGCTCTTCCTGTTCCTGGCCCGCACGGGGCTGCGCATCGGCGAAGCGCTGGCGCTGCGGGTGCACGACGTGGCGCCGGACTTCCGCGCGGTGCACGTCGAGCGCGAGCTATCCGACGGGCGGATCAAAGCCCCGAAGACGCCGAGCAGCGTGCGCGACGTCCAGGTGACGGCGCAGGCGGCGGCCGTGCTGCGCCGGTCGATCGAGACGCAGCGCAAGGCCGACAAGCTCGCCCACGGCTGGCGGCGGCTGCCCGAGTGGGTGTTCTACGCCGAGACCGAGCCGCCGGAGTGCACGCTACTGCCGGACGAGACGTTCAATCCGGCAGGGACGCTCGACCCGCACAACGTCCGGCGCGTGATGCGGCGCGTGCTCCGGGCACTGCATCGGCAGGACGCGGAGGCCGGCGTGTCCCCGGACGCGCGGTTCCCGGTGCACTTCTCGCCGCACTCGTGCAGGCATTCGTTCGCGTCGTTGAACGTTCAGGCGGGTAAGAGCCTGGAGTGGGTGCAGCGGCAGCTCGGGCACGAAGACTTCGCGCTGACCGTGAACTGCTACGGGAGCTGGTTGCCGGCCCAGACCGGCGACGCCAGCGACGTGCTCGACGACGCCGATTGGCAGGACGCGGAGCACGGCTAA
- a CDS encoding NUDIX hydrolase gives MRRPIYQGRIVDLGIEDVTLPNGARVALEVIRHPGASAVVAVDAADAVVLIHQYRHAAGGYLWELPAGVLDHEGEAPESCAVRELREETGLVAGEMTPLGSILTTPGFTDERIHLFLALHLREEAAERGEDEDIAEVARVPFADALARVRRGEIVDGKTIAGLHLAAARLGIGA, from the coding sequence GTGCGCCGGCCGATCTATCAGGGTCGCATCGTCGACCTCGGCATCGAGGACGTCACGCTGCCGAACGGGGCCCGCGTCGCGCTCGAGGTCATCCGGCATCCCGGCGCCTCGGCGGTGGTGGCGGTCGACGCCGCCGACGCCGTCGTCCTGATCCACCAGTACCGCCACGCCGCCGGTGGCTACCTCTGGGAGCTGCCGGCCGGGGTGCTCGACCACGAGGGCGAGGCGCCCGAGTCCTGCGCGGTTCGCGAGCTGCGCGAGGAGACCGGCCTCGTCGCCGGCGAGATGACCCCGCTCGGCAGCATCCTCACCACCCCGGGCTTCACCGATGAGCGCATCCATCTGTTCCTCGCCTTGCACCTGCGCGAGGAGGCGGCCGAGCGGGGCGAGGACGAGGACATCGCCGAGGTGGCGCGCGTCCCGTTCGCCGACGCGCTCGCGCGCGTGCGGCGCGGCGAGATCGTCGACGGCAAGACCATCGCCGGACTCCACCTGGCGGCGGCGCGCCTCGGGATCGGCGCCTGA
- a CDS encoding acyl carrier protein — protein MDDPRAARLLDFVRQYLAGDRAAAVTADTPLLSERILDSMGITLLATFVEEQFGVPFDGTELRAGRMESVRALVAHLDRL, from the coding sequence ATGGACGATCCGCGCGCGGCCCGGCTCCTCGACTTCGTCCGCCAGTACCTGGCGGGCGACCGCGCCGCTGCGGTGACCGCCGATACCCCGCTCCTCAGCGAGCGCATCCTCGACTCGATGGGGATCACGCTGCTCGCGACCTTCGTCGAGGAGCAGTTCGGCGTACCGTTCGACGGCACCGAGCTGCGTGCCGGCCGCATGGAGAGCGTGCGCGCGCTGGTCGCACACCTCGATCGGCTGTGA
- a CDS encoding class II aldolase/adducin family protein yields MQTDAEARRQIVEIAGDLFAMGHLTPTGGNISARGTDEDKLWITPSQLYKGTLTEDSLLCITGDGAVVAGSGKPSIEFQMHWQSYRARPDSLAAVHTHSPAATAFGITNQRFPPINTDAVFLADTQIVPWSMPGSKELADAVEEALKLSRGAILQCHGLMAVGKTMRDAATRAMMLEETAKLVLYCKQFGGELALLPDEWVENLASIANFL; encoded by the coding sequence ATGCAGACCGACGCCGAGGCGCGACGGCAGATCGTCGAGATCGCCGGCGACCTGTTCGCGATGGGACACCTCACCCCCACCGGCGGCAACATCAGCGCCCGCGGGACCGACGAGGACAAGCTCTGGATCACACCGAGCCAGCTCTACAAGGGCACGCTCACGGAGGACTCGCTGCTGTGCATCACCGGCGACGGCGCCGTCGTCGCCGGCAGCGGCAAGCCGTCGATCGAGTTCCAGATGCATTGGCAGTCGTACCGCGCGCGGCCGGACTCGTTGGCGGCGGTGCACACCCACAGCCCCGCGGCGACCGCGTTCGGCATCACGAACCAGAGGTTCCCGCCCATCAACACCGACGCGGTCTTCCTCGCCGATACCCAGATCGTCCCCTGGTCGATGCCGGGCTCGAAGGAGCTGGCCGACGCGGTCGAGGAGGCGCTCAAGCTGAGCCGCGGCGCCATCCTCCAGTGTCACGGCCTCATGGCCGTCGGGAAGACCATGCGCGACGCCGCCACGCGCGCGATGATGCTCGAGGAGACGGCGAAGCTGGTGCTCTACTGCAAGCAGTTCGGCGGCGAGCTGGCGCTGCTCCCTGACGAGTGGGTGGAGAACCTGGCCTCGATCGCGAACTTCCTCTAG
- a CDS encoding response regulator transcription factor, whose translation MAANPIPVYEYGIALAEGEADRMSILVVEDNPLSATVLETHLSRQGWDVLHAADGRAALEVLERAPDVELLITDIQMPQLDGLELITLIRARAEWKTLPILVATARASAELVTRVAMLGVRHMAVKPFNVPQIVQQVREVLRTEAPTLRPRQQVQVALGVDETAYRGLLRGFADLVAGRLVELEAALAGGPASTAAVGSGLVELRESASLAGADRVVVAIDGVLAAARGTSGETASLGPLMRELHRVGVAVGRIVGRPPAAAPEAPVEPAAEPAIDEPGA comes from the coding sequence ATGGCAGCGAATCCGATTCCCGTCTACGAATATGGCATTGCCCTTGCTGAAGGGGAAGCAGATCGCATGAGCATACTGGTGGTCGAAGACAATCCGCTGAGTGCGACGGTGCTCGAAACCCATCTGTCCAGGCAGGGTTGGGACGTCCTACATGCGGCGGACGGGCGCGCCGCGCTCGAGGTCCTGGAGCGCGCGCCGGACGTCGAACTTTTGATCACCGACATTCAGATGCCGCAGCTCGACGGCCTTGAGCTCATCACGCTGATTCGCGCGCGGGCGGAGTGGAAGACCTTGCCCATCCTGGTGGCGACCGCCCGCGCGAGCGCGGAGCTGGTGACGCGGGTGGCGATGCTCGGGGTACGGCACATGGCGGTGAAGCCGTTCAACGTTCCCCAAATCGTTCAGCAGGTCCGGGAGGTACTCCGCACGGAGGCGCCTACCTTGCGGCCTCGCCAGCAGGTCCAGGTCGCCCTGGGAGTGGACGAGACGGCCTATCGCGGCCTGCTGCGCGGCTTCGCCGACCTCGTCGCCGGTCGCCTCGTCGAGCTCGAGGCGGCCCTCGCCGGCGGCCCGGCCTCGACGGCCGCGGTCGGTTCCGGCCTCGTCGAGCTGCGCGAGAGCGCGAGCCTGGCGGGGGCGGATCGGGTGGTCGTCGCGATCGACGGCGTGCTGGCGGCGGCGCGCGGGACCTCGGGGGAGACGGCCTCGCTGGGACCGCTCATGCGTGAGCTCCATCGGGTGGGCGTTGCGGTGGGGCGCATCGTCGGACGCCCGCCGGCGGCGGCGCCCGAAGCGCCGGTCGAGCCGGCGGCCGAGCCGGCGATCGACGAGCCCGGCGCCTAG
- a CDS encoding amidohydrolase family protein, with amino-acid sequence MADLVIRDALLVDGTGAPAQRGDLAIDDGRIAAMGAGAACGDRELAADGLVLAPGFIDLHTHYDCQLFWDATASPSPWHGVTTVVIGNCGFTVAPCRPEHRETLMRLLSFVEGMPLDTLRAGLPWSWDDYPSYLAALDAQGVGVNVASFVGHSAMRVEVMGADAVERAATPAECEAMARLVREAMDAGAIGWSTSISPTHFFADDGKPAPSRLAAAAELDAMAGALRASGGGVIEVAPVTTVMGTTEERLAEVARFADLARLSGGPVVFAPLFQNPFVDGYEAQCLAEVARLQAEGTAVIPQVGCRPLELRFDFATPGFGLDNNPFWKPFMAQPRAARRRLFADPAFRDELRAMSAGYKIALAATWERLVLRLPGSERTGRWQDRSVVEIAALRGGDPVDAFCDTVLDDDLEGQWGALVLNVDEDVMAMMMRHPAGVIALSDAGAHMDTLCDQGFTTWLLGHWVRERGRFGLEEAVRLVTSVPADRYGLRARGRLAPGHAADLVLFDPARVGTRKTEMVHDLPQRQRRLLQGADGVEWVFVNGMPVVERGVPNGRRPGRVLRGGI; translated from the coding sequence ATGGCCGATCTCGTGATCCGCGACGCGCTCCTCGTCGACGGCACCGGCGCCCCGGCGCAGCGCGGCGATCTCGCGATCGACGACGGCCGCATCGCCGCGATGGGCGCGGGCGCCGCTTGCGGCGACCGCGAGCTCGCCGCCGACGGCCTCGTGCTCGCGCCCGGCTTCATCGACCTGCACACGCACTACGACTGCCAGCTTTTCTGGGACGCCACGGCCAGCCCGTCGCCGTGGCACGGCGTCACCACGGTCGTGATCGGCAACTGCGGCTTCACCGTCGCGCCGTGTCGGCCCGAGCACCGCGAGACGCTGATGCGGCTGCTCTCGTTCGTCGAGGGCATGCCCCTCGACACCCTGCGCGCCGGCCTGCCGTGGTCGTGGGACGACTACCCGTCGTACCTCGCGGCGCTCGACGCGCAGGGGGTGGGCGTCAACGTGGCGTCCTTCGTCGGCCATTCGGCCATGCGCGTCGAGGTGATGGGCGCGGACGCCGTGGAGCGTGCCGCCACGCCGGCCGAGTGCGAGGCGATGGCCCGGCTCGTGCGCGAGGCGATGGACGCCGGCGCCATCGGCTGGTCGACGTCGATCTCGCCGACGCACTTCTTCGCCGACGACGGCAAGCCCGCACCGAGCCGCCTGGCCGCCGCCGCCGAGCTCGACGCGATGGCCGGCGCGCTGCGGGCGAGCGGGGGGGGCGTGATCGAGGTCGCGCCGGTGACGACCGTGATGGGGACGACGGAGGAGCGGCTGGCCGAGGTCGCGCGCTTCGCCGACCTCGCCCGTCTGAGCGGCGGCCCGGTGGTCTTCGCGCCGCTGTTCCAGAACCCGTTCGTCGACGGTTACGAGGCGCAATGCCTCGCCGAGGTCGCCCGGCTGCAGGCGGAGGGGACGGCGGTGATTCCGCAGGTCGGCTGCCGGCCGCTCGAGCTGCGCTTCGATTTCGCGACGCCGGGCTTCGGCCTCGACAACAACCCCTTCTGGAAGCCGTTCATGGCGCAGCCGCGCGCCGCGCGCCGCCGCCTCTTCGCCGATCCGGCCTTCCGCGACGAGCTGCGCGCCATGTCGGCGGGCTACAAGATCGCGCTGGCGGCGACGTGGGAGCGGCTCGTGCTGCGACTGCCCGGCTCGGAGCGTACGGGCCGCTGGCAGGATCGCAGCGTCGTCGAGATCGCGGCCCTCCGTGGCGGGGATCCCGTCGACGCCTTCTGCGACACGGTGCTCGACGACGACCTCGAGGGCCAGTGGGGCGCCCTCGTGCTGAACGTCGACGAGGACGTGATGGCGATGATGATGCGCCATCCCGCCGGCGTCATCGCCCTGTCCGACGCCGGCGCGCACATGGACACGCTGTGCGACCAGGGCTTCACCACCTGGCTGCTCGGCCACTGGGTGCGCGAGCGCGGCCGCTTCGGGCTCGAGGAGGCGGTGCGGCTCGTGACCAGCGTCCCGGCCGACCGCTACGGCCTGCGCGCCCGGGGCCGCCTCGCCCCCGGACACGCGGCCGACCTCGTGCTCTTCGACCCGGCCCGCGTCGGGACGCGCAAGACCGAGATGGTGCACGACCTGCCGCAGCGCCAGCGGCGTCTCCTCCAGGGGGCCGACGGCGTCGAGTGGGTCTTCGTCAACGGCATGCCCGTCGTCGAGCGCGGCGTGCCGAACGGCCGCCGGCCGGGGCGCGTGCTCCGCGGCGGCATCTGA
- a CDS encoding DUF3631 domain-containing protein, whose amino-acid sequence MMTAATVAQADPSVHVAPLLDAIDDLVAMYVVMGAAERTAVALWVAHCFVLDAFDVSPYLNVRSAEKRSGKTRLLEVLGELVPRRWHAIQPTEAVLFRKIERDTPTLLLDEVDAIFKGPASERTEGLRAVLNSGYRRGVTVDRCVGKDKDRLASFHTFCPKVLAGIGTLPDTVADRSIPIVLSRRKKGEAVARFRLRDVTPQGAAIHTALEAWAATAVEPLRAMMGNVVMPEVLGDRAAEVWEPLVAVAELAGGDWPSRARAAAVDLNGAAPDVESTGVQLLAAVAAIFAARKTDRLFSVELLDGLIGREGEPWGSWWGQDVDRRNIRGPGYKLSRLLKPYDIAPKSIRVGTEHGSGYERTQFSDAFARYLAERSDNVTTVVPQGFEASGLGAGGNHVLTHEVQGALGLSGRQVVETVSTGSATETPCREPGEEG is encoded by the coding sequence CCGCCGCTACCGTAGCGCAAGCTGACCCGTCGGTCCACGTCGCGCCGCTCCTCGACGCGATCGACGACCTGGTCGCGATGTACGTCGTCATGGGCGCCGCCGAGCGCACGGCCGTCGCGCTGTGGGTGGCCCACTGCTTCGTGCTCGACGCCTTCGACGTGAGCCCGTACCTGAACGTCCGCAGCGCGGAGAAACGCTCGGGCAAGACGCGACTCCTCGAAGTGCTCGGCGAGCTGGTGCCGCGCCGCTGGCATGCGATCCAGCCGACCGAGGCCGTGCTGTTTCGGAAGATCGAGCGCGACACGCCGACGCTCCTGCTCGACGAGGTGGACGCGATCTTCAAGGGCCCGGCGTCGGAGCGCACGGAGGGGCTGCGCGCGGTGCTCAACAGCGGGTATCGCCGCGGCGTTACGGTCGATCGGTGCGTCGGCAAGGACAAGGACCGGCTCGCGTCGTTCCACACGTTCTGTCCGAAGGTGCTCGCCGGCATCGGCACGTTGCCCGACACGGTGGCCGATCGGTCCATCCCGATCGTCCTGTCCCGCCGCAAGAAGGGCGAGGCCGTCGCCCGGTTCCGCCTGCGGGACGTGACGCCCCAGGGCGCCGCCATCCACACGGCGCTGGAGGCGTGGGCGGCGACGGCCGTGGAGCCCTTGCGGGCGATGATGGGCAACGTCGTCATGCCGGAGGTGCTGGGCGACCGCGCCGCCGAGGTGTGGGAGCCGCTGGTGGCCGTCGCCGAGCTGGCCGGCGGGGACTGGCCGAGTCGGGCGCGGGCGGCGGCCGTGGACCTCAACGGCGCGGCGCCGGACGTCGAGTCGACTGGCGTCCAGCTCCTCGCCGCCGTCGCGGCGATCTTCGCGGCGCGGAAGACCGATCGCCTGTTCAGCGTCGAGTTGTTGGACGGGCTGATCGGGCGGGAGGGCGAGCCCTGGGGCTCGTGGTGGGGCCAGGACGTGGACCGCCGGAACATCCGCGGGCCGGGGTACAAGCTGTCGAGGTTGCTCAAGCCCTACGACATCGCCCCCAAGTCCATTCGGGTGGGGACGGAGCACGGTTCGGGCTACGAGCGAACGCAGTTCAGCGACGCCTTCGCTCGATATCTCGCAGAACGATCTGACAACGTGACAACCGTTGTGCCGCAAGGGTTTGAGGCGTCAGGACTTGGTGCGGGCGGAAACCACGTCCTGACGCATGAAGTGCAAGGGGCTCTAGGCTTGTCAGGTCGTCAGGTCGTTGAGACGGTTTCTACGGGATCGGCGACGGAAACGCCGTGCCGCGAGCCCGGGGAGGAAGGCTGA
- a CDS encoding helix-turn-helix domain-containing protein, whose amino-acid sequence MSADLEALKANPELVDRLDAACLPSVLDRASAEHGRLAVLERAVHRRLRSVQATAALAGDDDELLDDTAVARLLSVPTSHVADLRRRGDLRETPVGGKYKRVRRGDLRDFVQRQGAAGRVAR is encoded by the coding sequence ATGAGTGCCGATCTTGAAGCCCTGAAGGCGAACCCGGAGCTGGTCGACCGGCTCGACGCCGCGTGCTTGCCCAGCGTGCTCGATCGGGCCAGCGCCGAGCACGGGCGGCTGGCGGTGCTGGAACGCGCGGTGCACCGGCGGCTGCGCAGCGTTCAGGCAACCGCCGCGCTGGCCGGCGATGACGACGAGCTGCTCGACGACACCGCGGTGGCGCGCTTGCTGAGCGTCCCGACGAGCCACGTCGCGGACCTGCGGCGGCGCGGGGACCTGCGGGAGACGCCCGTGGGCGGGAAGTACAAGCGCGTGCGGCGCGGCGACCTCCGCGACTTCGTGCAGCGCCAGGGTGCGGCCGGGCGGGTCGCGCGATGA